From one Bacteroides intestinalis DSM 17393 genomic stretch:
- a CDS encoding CusA/CzcA family heavy metal efflux RND transporter has product MFDAILRFSVKKKLFVGLTTLFLLIGGIYSMLTLPIDAVPDITNNQVQIVTVSPTLAPQEVEQLITMPVEIAMSNIMNVTEIRSVSRFGLSVVTVVFKESVPTLDARQLVNEQIQSVAGEIPSELGMPEMMPITTGLGEIYQYVLKVEPDYEDKYDAMELRTIQDWIVKRQLSGIPGIVEINSFGGYLKQYEVAVDPDVLFSLNITIGEVFEALNKNNQNTGGSYIEKVNRAYYIRSEGMISRIKDVEQIVVANRNGIPIRISDIGTVRFGAPKRFGAMTMDGKGECVGGIAMMLKGANANVVTGELEKRVEKIQKILPEGVTIEPYLNRSELVNRNISTVIYNLIEGAIIVFLVLIVFLGNVRAGLIVASVIPLAMLFAFILMRIFNVSANLMSLGAIDFGIVVDGSIVILEGILAHIYSKKFKGRTLSAKEMDAEVEKGASSVVRSATFAVFIILIVFFPILTLTGIEGKYFTPMAKTLVFCIIGALFLSLTYVPMMASLFLKHHIVTKPTFADKFFEALNKLYARALSFCLRFKWQTVATAFVALVISLFLFTRLGAEFIPTLDEGDFAMQMTLPAGSSLSESIEVSNEAEKLLMDKLPEIKHVVAKIGTAEVPTDPMAVEDADVMIVMKPFKEWTSAASRAEMVEKMKEALEPLANRAEFNFSQPIQLRFNELMTGAKADIAIKLYGEDTHELYQKAKEAAAFVEKVSGASDVIVEQTMGLPQLVVKYNRGKIARYGINIEELNTIIRTAYAGEASGVVFENERRFDLVVRLDQDKVADLNLDKLFVRSNEGIQIPVSEVATIDLVNGPLQINRDATKRRIVIGVNVRGADIQQVVQDIQKTLDKNIQLKPGYYFEYGGQFENLQNAINTLLVVVPVALMLILLLLFFAFKNVTYTLVVFSTVPLSLIGGILALWLRGLPFSISAGVGFIALFGVAVLNGILMINHFNDIRKETMYALSTRRVIARGTAHLLRPVFLTGLVASLGFVPMAIATSAGAEVQRPLATVVIGGLIVSTVLTLLIIPVFYQIVSYTVVWKRRFSAKKFLFFFLLLAVMLPFTAKAQEKVTMELAIELAKQNHPRLKIASAAIRQVKAGRGEVLELSPTEMNYSWGQLNGELRKDKQWEVTQGLGSLLTPFYKNALVNRQVETGTFYRQIAEKEVVAEVKRAWAYYLYACNLRALYSDQNKLAGQLQRMGELRYQQGEITLLEKNMTTSMAVDMKNCLFQAQEEEKLALSRLNWVCYADRPLIPADTALVLFPVDYQVPSFSEVHLNYFQSQANEAKAQLNVERSRFFPELSFGYVRQDILPLKGLNSWMVGVSFPVYFLPWHSKIKQAKVAAVIARTEAEANTQNLYNKVSEAVASLRRQSESLRYYTTSALKEADELLKVANLQLQHSETNITEFIQAVNVARDIRRGYLETVYQYNIAALEYELFK; this is encoded by the coding sequence ATGTTCGACGCTATCCTTCGATTCTCAGTAAAGAAGAAGCTTTTTGTGGGGCTTACCACTTTGTTTCTTTTGATTGGTGGAATTTATTCCATGTTGACACTTCCTATAGATGCTGTTCCGGATATTACAAATAATCAGGTACAGATTGTAACCGTGTCACCAACTTTGGCTCCACAAGAGGTGGAGCAACTTATCACAATGCCCGTGGAAATCGCCATGAGCAATATCATGAATGTCACTGAAATCCGTTCCGTCTCCCGTTTCGGGCTGTCGGTGGTGACGGTAGTCTTTAAAGAGAGTGTACCTACTCTGGATGCCCGCCAGCTGGTGAACGAGCAAATACAGAGTGTGGCTGGTGAAATTCCTTCCGAATTGGGTATGCCCGAAATGATGCCTATCACCACCGGGCTGGGTGAGATATACCAATATGTATTGAAAGTGGAGCCGGATTATGAAGATAAATATGATGCTATGGAGCTTCGTACCATTCAGGATTGGATTGTGAAACGGCAATTGTCAGGTATTCCAGGAATTGTTGAGATAAACAGTTTCGGAGGCTATCTGAAACAATATGAAGTAGCGGTTGATCCGGATGTACTTTTCTCTCTCAATATCACCATCGGAGAGGTGTTCGAAGCTTTAAATAAGAATAATCAGAATACGGGTGGCAGCTATATCGAGAAAGTAAATCGTGCTTATTATATTCGTTCCGAAGGAATGATAAGCCGCATTAAAGATGTGGAACAGATAGTAGTAGCTAATCGTAATGGTATTCCTATCCGTATCAGTGACATTGGTACAGTACGCTTCGGAGCACCCAAACGTTTCGGAGCCATGACAATGGACGGTAAGGGCGAATGTGTGGGTGGCATTGCTATGATGCTGAAAGGAGCCAATGCCAATGTCGTAACCGGAGAACTGGAGAAAAGGGTGGAAAAGATACAGAAGATATTGCCGGAAGGTGTTACTATCGAGCCTTATCTGAACCGCTCTGAATTAGTGAACCGCAACATTTCTACTGTTATCTACAATCTGATAGAAGGCGCGATCATCGTATTTCTGGTATTGATTGTTTTTCTGGGCAATGTACGTGCCGGACTGATTGTGGCTTCCGTCATTCCATTAGCAATGTTGTTTGCATTCATTCTGATGCGTATCTTTAATGTTTCTGCCAACCTTATGAGCTTGGGGGCGATAGATTTCGGTATTGTTGTCGATGGCTCCATTGTTATATTGGAAGGTATATTGGCGCATATTTACAGTAAGAAGTTTAAAGGACGTACTTTATCGGCAAAAGAAATGGATGCGGAAGTAGAGAAAGGTGCTTCAAGTGTGGTACGGTCTGCGACATTTGCTGTATTCATCATTCTGATCGTCTTTTTCCCTATACTGACGTTGACAGGAATAGAGGGGAAGTATTTCACGCCGATGGCTAAAACCCTGGTATTTTGCATTATCGGCGCTCTGTTCTTATCATTGACTTACGTTCCGATGATGGCTTCCCTGTTCCTGAAACATCATATTGTGACAAAACCGACTTTTGCTGATAAATTCTTTGAAGCACTGAATAAACTCTATGCCCGTGCCTTGTCATTTTGCTTGCGCTTTAAGTGGCAAACTGTTGCAACTGCGTTTGTGGCTCTGGTTATTTCTCTCTTTCTTTTCACCCGTCTGGGAGCGGAGTTTATTCCTACGTTGGATGAAGGGGATTTTGCCATGCAGATGACGCTTCCGGCCGGCAGTTCGTTGAGCGAAAGCATCGAAGTATCCAATGAAGCGGAGAAACTCCTGATGGATAAACTCCCGGAAATAAAACATGTGGTAGCCAAAATAGGTACGGCGGAAGTTCCGACAGACCCGATGGCAGTGGAAGATGCCGACGTAATGATTGTCATGAAGCCTTTCAAGGAGTGGACCAGTGCTGCCAGTCGTGCCGAAATGGTAGAGAAGATGAAAGAGGCTCTTGAACCGTTAGCTAACCGTGCGGAGTTTAATTTCTCCCAACCTATCCAACTTCGTTTTAATGAGTTGATGACTGGAGCCAAAGCAGATATTGCCATTAAACTTTATGGAGAAGACACACATGAACTCTATCAGAAGGCAAAAGAAGCTGCTGCTTTTGTAGAAAAGGTATCTGGGGCATCGGATGTGATTGTAGAACAGACAATGGGGTTACCTCAGTTGGTAGTAAAGTATAATCGTGGAAAGATTGCCCGCTATGGTATCAATATAGAAGAATTGAATACTATTATTCGTACAGCCTATGCCGGAGAGGCTAGTGGAGTAGTCTTTGAAAATGAGCGTCGCTTTGACTTGGTGGTTCGCCTGGATCAGGATAAAGTGGCTGATTTGAATCTGGATAAACTCTTTGTCCGTTCCAATGAAGGCATTCAGATACCGGTCAGTGAGGTAGCTACCATTGATTTGGTGAATGGTCCGTTACAGATTAACCGGGATGCAACCAAACGTCGTATTGTAATCGGGGTCAATGTGCGTGGAGCGGATATTCAGCAGGTGGTGCAGGATATACAGAAGACGCTGGACAAGAATATTCAATTGAAGCCCGGATATTATTTCGAATATGGCGGACAATTTGAGAATTTGCAGAATGCCATCAACACTTTGCTGGTTGTTGTACCGGTAGCTCTGATGCTGATTCTGTTACTATTGTTTTTCGCTTTCAAGAATGTTACTTATACATTGGTGGTGTTCTCTACCGTGCCTCTTTCATTGATTGGCGGTATTCTGGCACTATGGCTACGCGGTCTTCCATTCAGCATTTCGGCGGGAGTAGGCTTTATTGCCCTCTTCGGCGTAGCGGTTCTCAATGGTATTTTAATGATTAATCACTTTAATGATATAAGAAAAGAAACTATGTATGCTCTTTCCACCAGACGGGTGATTGCCCGTGGAACCGCTCATCTGTTGCGGCCTGTTTTCTTGACAGGACTGGTTGCTTCCTTGGGATTTGTTCCTATGGCCATTGCCACCTCGGCCGGCGCCGAAGTGCAGCGTCCGTTGGCTACTGTAGTTATTGGCGGGCTGATTGTATCTACTGTATTGACACTGCTTATTATTCCTGTTTTCTATCAGATTGTAAGCTATACAGTGGTATGGAAACGCCGTTTCTCTGCCAAAAAGTTCTTGTTCTTCTTTCTGTTGTTGGCTGTTATGTTGCCCTTTACGGCGAAAGCTCAGGAGAAAGTGACGATGGAGCTGGCTATAGAGCTGGCAAAGCAGAACCATCCCCGTTTGAAAATAGCTTCTGCGGCAATCCGCCAGGTAAAGGCGGGCAGGGGAGAAGTTTTGGAATTGTCTCCTACCGAGATGAACTATTCATGGGGACAACTGAATGGTGAACTTAGAAAAGACAAGCAGTGGGAAGTAACCCAAGGCTTAGGCTCTTTGTTGACTCCTTTTTATAAGAATGCTTTGGTGAACAGGCAGGTTGAAACGGGGACTTTCTACCGGCAGATCGCTGAAAAAGAAGTGGTGGCGGAAGTGAAGCGTGCATGGGCATATTATCTGTATGCTTGCAATCTTCGTGCCTTATATAGTGACCAGAACAAATTGGCCGGGCAATTACAGCGTATGGGTGAGTTGCGTTATCAGCAGGGAGAAATAACTTTGCTGGAGAAAAACATGACCACCAGTATGGCTGTGGATATGAAGAATTGCCTTTTTCAGGCACAAGAAGAGGAAAAATTGGCTTTGTCACGCCTGAATTGGGTCTGTTATGCAGACCGGCCATTGATTCCGGCAGATACGGCATTGGTACTATTTCCGGTAGATTATCAGGTGCCGTCTTTTTCGGAAGTCCATCTGAATTATTTTCAGAGTCAGGCTAATGAGGCTAAAGCACAATTGAATGTGGAGCGAAGCCGATTTTTCCCTGAACTTTCCTTCGGTTACGTACGTCAGGATATACTTCCACTGAAAGGATTGAATTCGTGGATGGTTGGAGTTTCCTTTCCGGTTTATTTCTTGCCGTGGCATAGCAAGATAAAGCAAGCGAAAGTGGCTGCCGTCATAGCAAGAACTGAAGCTGAGGCTAATACACAGAATCTATATAACAAAGTTTCGGAAGCTGTTGCCAGTTTGCGCCGCCAGTCTGAAAGTCTGCGCTATTATACAACATCGGCATTGAAAGAAGCGGATGAACTGTTGAAGGTGGCCAACCTGCAGTTGCAACATAGCGAAACTAATATAACTGAATTTATACAAGCCGTTAATGTGGCGCGTGACATTCGTCGCGGATACCTCGAAACGGTATATCAATACAATATAGCAGCCCTTGAATACGAACTTTTTAAATAG
- a CDS encoding MFS transporter — protein MKINTGRGTIPLITLIGIWSISALTSLPGLAVSPILGQLSTIFPDASELDIQMLSSLPSLLIIPFILLAGKLAEKRDFVRLLRAGLWMFAASGVLYLFSTKMWQLIAVSALLGIGAGLIIPLSTGLISRYFTGTYRVKQFGYSSAITNVTLVVATAVTGYLAEVNWHLPFLVYLLPLVAIILTIHLKDENMGGEAQVTSSDKSPADTSSSVETAAPAIPGKYGIHVRHLLQLMLFYGLTTYIVLIVTFNLPFLMEAHHFSSGNSGMMISLFFLAIMAPGFFLGHVVKYLKEKTKFYSLLCIALGLALIWISPKEWLIIPGCILVGLGYGVIQPLIYDKTVDTAVPQKTTLALAFVMAMNYLAVLLCPFIVDFFQSLFHVRSQEFPFIFNLCITILALIWAYRRKKDFLFGDKL, from the coding sequence ATGAAAATCAATACCGGCCGGGGAACCATTCCTCTTATTACATTGATCGGCATCTGGTCTATTTCTGCATTGACCTCTTTGCCGGGATTGGCTGTTTCTCCTATTTTGGGACAGCTTTCCACTATTTTTCCGGATGCTTCGGAACTGGATATTCAGATGCTTAGTTCTTTGCCGTCGTTATTGATTATACCTTTTATTTTGTTGGCGGGCAAGTTGGCTGAGAAACGCGACTTTGTCCGTCTGTTACGCGCGGGGCTCTGGATGTTCGCCGCGAGCGGGGTGCTGTACCTGTTTTCCACAAAAATGTGGCAATTAATAGCTGTCAGCGCCCTGCTGGGAATTGGTGCGGGACTGATTATTCCGCTTTCTACCGGATTGATATCCCGTTATTTTACAGGAACCTATCGGGTAAAGCAGTTTGGATACAGTTCCGCCATTACAAATGTTACGCTGGTGGTGGCAACCGCTGTTACCGGCTATCTGGCAGAAGTGAATTGGCATCTGCCTTTCCTGGTCTATTTACTACCTTTGGTAGCCATCATACTCACTATCCATCTGAAAGACGAAAATATGGGTGGTGAAGCACAAGTCACGTCATCGGATAAATCTCCTGCCGATACTTCTTCATCGGTAGAAACGGCTGCTCCCGCTATCCCCGGTAAGTATGGTATTCATGTCCGTCATCTGCTACAACTGATGCTTTTCTACGGGCTTACCACTTATATCGTATTGATCGTGACGTTCAACCTTCCGTTCCTGATGGAGGCACATCACTTTTCCAGTGGGAACTCGGGGATGATGATTTCCCTCTTCTTCCTTGCTATCATGGCACCCGGTTTCTTTCTGGGGCATGTTGTAAAGTATCTGAAGGAAAAGACGAAGTTTTACAGCCTGCTGTGTATTGCACTGGGGTTGGCACTGATATGGATTTCTCCCAAAGAATGGCTGATCATACCGGGCTGCATACTGGTGGGATTGGGCTATGGGGTTATCCAACCGTTGATTTATGATAAAACGGTGGATACGGCTGTTCCCCAGAAAACCACGCTGGCACTGGCTTTTGTGATGGCAATGAACTACCTGGCTGTGCTGCTTTGTCCGTTTATTGTAGATTTCTTCCAATCATTGTTTCATGTACGTTCGCAGGAGTTTCCATTTATCTTTAACCTTTGTATTACGATACTTGCATTGATATGGGCATATAGGAGGAAGAAAGATTTTCTGTTTGGGGATAAGCTGTAA
- a CDS encoding glutamate decarboxylase, with protein MEDVNFRKGDAKTEVFGSNRMLQPSPVEKIPDGPTTPEIAYQMVKDETFAQTQPRLNLATFVTTYMDDYATKLMNEAININYIDETEYPRIAVMNGKCINIVANLWNSPEKDTWKTGALAIGSSEACMLGGVAAWLRWRKKRQTQGKPFDKPNFVISTGFQVVWEKFAQLWQIEMREVPLTLDKTTLDPEEALKMCDENTICIVPIQGVTWTGLNDDVEALDKALDAYNAKTGYDIPIHVDAASGGFILPFLYPETKWDFRLKWVLSISVSGHKFGLVYPGLGWVCWKGKEYLPEEMSFSVNYLGANITQVGLNFSRPAAQILGQYYQFIRLGFQGYKEVQYNSLTIAKYIHDEIAKMEPFVNYSEEVVNPLFIWYMKPEYAKNAKWTLYDLQDKLSQHGWMVPAYTLPSKLDDYVVMRVVVRQGFSRDMADMLLGDIKNAITELEKLDYPTPTRMAQEKNLPVEAKVFNHGCKAHKAAK; from the coding sequence ATGGAAGATGTAAATTTCAGAAAAGGTGATGCCAAAACAGAAGTGTTTGGATCAAACAGAATGTTGCAACCCTCTCCGGTAGAGAAGATCCCTGACGGACCTACTACTCCCGAGATTGCTTATCAGATGGTAAAAGACGAAACTTTCGCTCAAACTCAACCCCGTCTGAATCTGGCTACATTCGTTACCACTTATATGGACGACTATGCCACCAAGCTGATGAACGAGGCGATCAACATTAACTACATTGACGAAACGGAATATCCCCGTATCGCCGTGATGAACGGAAAATGTATCAACATCGTAGCAAACTTGTGGAACTCTCCTGAAAAGGATACTTGGAAAACAGGTGCGCTGGCCATTGGTTCAAGTGAAGCATGTATGTTGGGTGGCGTGGCAGCTTGGCTGCGTTGGCGCAAGAAACGCCAGACTCAGGGCAAACCGTTCGATAAACCTAATTTCGTTATCTCAACCGGTTTCCAGGTAGTATGGGAAAAGTTCGCCCAGCTCTGGCAGATTGAAATGCGTGAAGTGCCTTTGACCCTTGACAAGACTACTCTTGATCCGGAAGAAGCCTTGAAGATGTGTGATGAAAACACCATTTGTATCGTACCTATTCAGGGTGTGACATGGACCGGACTGAACGATGACGTAGAAGCACTGGACAAAGCTCTCGATGCTTACAACGCCAAGACCGGTTACGATATTCCTATCCATGTAGATGCTGCCAGTGGTGGTTTCATCCTGCCGTTCCTCTATCCTGAAACGAAATGGGACTTCCGTTTGAAGTGGGTTCTTTCTATCAGTGTCAGCGGACATAAGTTCGGTCTCGTTTATCCGGGTCTGGGTTGGGTTTGCTGGAAAGGCAAAGAATATCTGCCCGAAGAAATGTCATTCAGCGTAAACTACCTCGGTGCAAACATTACTCAGGTCGGCTTGAACTTCTCCCGTCCTGCTGCTCAAATCCTGGGTCAGTACTACCAATTCATTCGCTTAGGATTCCAGGGATATAAAGAAGTGCAGTATAATTCGCTGACCATTGCGAAGTATATCCATGATGAAATCGCCAAGATGGAACCGTTCGTCAACTATTCAGAAGAAGTGGTGAACCCGTTGTTCATCTGGTACATGAAACCGGAGTACGCCAAGAATGCTAAATGGACGTTGTACGACCTTCAGGATAAACTGTCGCAACATGGTTGGATGGTACCGGCTTATACCCTGCCTTCTAAACTGGACGACTACGTCGTAATGCGTGTGGTAGTACGCCAGGGCTTCAGCCGCGACATGGCAGACATGTTGCTGGGCGACATCAAGAATGCTATCACTGAACTGGAGAAATTGGATTATCCTACTCCTACCCGCATGGCTCAGGAAAAGAACTTGCCGGTAGAAGCTAAAGTGTTCAATCACGGTTGTAAAGCTCACAAAGCAGCGAAATAA
- the glsA gene encoding glutaminase A has product MDKKISISQLKEVAQEAYEQVKGNTGGKNADYIPYLANIDKNLFGISICLMNGQIINIGDTDYRFGIESVSKVHTAILILRQYGAQKVLDMIGADATGLPFNSIIAILLENDHPSTPLVNAGAISACSMVEPVGNSDKKWEAIVQNITDLCGSAPQLIDELYKSETATNFNNRSIAWLLKNYNRIYDNPDMALDLYTRQCSLGITAGQLAIAAGTIANSGVNPVTKKEVFEASLAPKITSMISTVGFYEHSGDWMYTAGIPAKSGVGGGVMSVLPGVFGAAAFAPPLDEAGNSVKSQLAIKYIMNKLGLGVFNGDRVTIVE; this is encoded by the coding sequence ATGGATAAAAAGATTTCAATCTCTCAACTAAAAGAGGTTGCCCAGGAAGCCTATGAACAGGTAAAGGGTAACACCGGGGGAAAAAATGCCGATTACATCCCCTACCTTGCCAACATCGACAAGAATCTGTTCGGCATCAGCATCTGTCTGATGAACGGACAAATCATTAATATAGGTGACACTGACTACCGCTTCGGTATAGAATCTGTTTCCAAAGTACACACAGCCATCCTTATCCTCCGTCAATACGGAGCACAGAAGGTGCTGGATATGATTGGTGCAGATGCTACAGGATTACCTTTCAACTCAATCATCGCCATTTTGCTGGAGAATGATCACCCTTCTACCCCATTGGTAAATGCGGGTGCCATCTCAGCATGTTCCATGGTTGAGCCTGTGGGCAATTCGGATAAGAAATGGGAAGCTATCGTTCAGAATATTACTGATTTGTGCGGTTCAGCTCCACAATTGATTGATGAGCTGTATAAGTCGGAAACGGCTACGAACTTCAACAACCGCTCTATTGCATGGTTACTGAAGAACTACAACCGTATCTACGATAATCCGGATATGGCACTCGACCTGTACACTCGTCAATGTTCATTAGGTATCACTGCTGGACAACTGGCGATTGCTGCCGGAACCATCGCCAACAGTGGTGTAAACCCTGTCACCAAGAAAGAAGTGTTTGAAGCTTCATTAGCTCCGAAAATTACTTCCATGATTTCTACCGTAGGTTTCTACGAACATTCAGGTGACTGGATGTACACTGCCGGCATACCTGCCAAGAGCGGTGTAGGTGGTGGAGTTATGTCTGTACTGCCCGGTGTATTCGGCGCAGCTGCATTCGCACCTCCTTTGGACGAAGCAGGGAATTCTGTTAAATCACAACTCGCCATCAAGTATATCATGAACAAATTGGGTTTGGGCGTGTTCAATGGTGACCGTGTGACTATTGTAGAATAA
- a CDS encoding potassium channel family protein, with protein sequence MKMALSEFALREKGIYGVLHIVILLLSLFLVVSISVDTFKGIPFYTQTVFMKVQFAVCVLFLLDFILEWFLAKHKVRYFATHFVFLLVAIPYQSIISWAGWTFSEEITYLLRFIPLVRGGYALAIVVGWLTYNKASGLFVTYLTTLLATVYFSSLAFYVMEHGVNTLVTGYGDALWWAFMDVTTVGSNIIAVTVTGRVLSVLLAALGMMMFPIFTVYVTSLVQRRNQKKQEYYKELQGGDIK encoded by the coding sequence ATGAAAATGGCTCTTTCAGAATTTGCATTACGAGAGAAGGGAATTTATGGTGTCTTACACATTGTGATTCTGTTACTTTCGTTGTTTTTAGTGGTTAGTATTTCAGTAGATACATTCAAGGGTATTCCTTTCTATACTCAGACGGTATTTATGAAGGTTCAGTTTGCGGTGTGCGTATTGTTTTTGCTGGACTTCATTTTGGAGTGGTTTTTAGCAAAGCATAAAGTACGTTATTTTGCCACTCACTTTGTTTTCCTTCTGGTAGCCATCCCTTACCAGAGTATTATTTCTTGGGCCGGATGGACGTTTTCCGAAGAAATCACTTACTTATTGCGTTTTATTCCTTTAGTGCGCGGCGGTTATGCATTGGCCATTGTGGTGGGGTGGTTGACGTATAACAAGGCATCCGGTCTGTTTGTTACCTATTTGACGACTTTGCTTGCTACGGTTTATTTCTCCAGTCTGGCTTTTTATGTTATGGAGCATGGGGTGAATACATTGGTTACAGGCTATGGGGATGCCTTGTGGTGGGCGTTTATGGATGTAACGACAGTTGGTTCCAATATTATTGCTGTGACGGTGACGGGGCGTGTACTGTCAGTTCTGCTGGCAGCATTGGGGATGATGATGTTTCCGATATTTACGGTGTATGTGACGAGTCTGGTGCAGAGGAGGAACCAGAAGAAACAAGAGTATTATAAGGAGTTGCAGGGAGGGGATATAAAGTAA
- a CDS encoding NAD(P)H-dependent flavin oxidoreductase, with translation MNRITSLFGIQYPIIQGGMVWCSGWRLASAVSNAGGLGLLGAGSMHPEMLREHISKCHAATHNPFGVNIPLMYPQIEEIMQIVVEEGVNIVFTSAGSPAKWTGWLKERGVTVVHVVSSSRFAMKAEEAGVDAVVAEGFEAGGHNGREETTTLCLIPAVRAATTLPLIAAGGIATGEAMLAARVLGAEGVQIGTRFALTQESSAHEYFKEYCLRLQEGDTRLLLKKLAPVRLVRNNFRDAVEAAEAVGATQDELRILLAHGRAKKGIFYGDLEEGELEIGQASALLYGKQIETVAEVMQELTEGYRRAWDALKE, from the coding sequence ATGAACAGAATTACTTCCCTTTTCGGAATTCAATATCCAATAATCCAAGGTGGTATGGTTTGGTGCAGTGGCTGGCGCTTGGCGTCGGCAGTAAGTAATGCGGGTGGATTGGGCTTGCTTGGAGCAGGTTCTATGCATCCTGAAATGTTACGTGAGCATATCAGTAAATGCCATGCTGCTACACATAATCCTTTTGGAGTCAATATTCCATTGATGTATCCGCAGATTGAAGAAATCATGCAGATAGTGGTAGAGGAAGGAGTCAATATAGTTTTCACTTCCGCCGGAAGCCCTGCCAAATGGACGGGATGGCTGAAAGAGCGGGGAGTGACAGTGGTGCATGTGGTCAGTTCTTCCCGCTTTGCGATGAAAGCCGAAGAGGCGGGTGTGGATGCTGTTGTTGCTGAAGGCTTCGAGGCCGGCGGGCATAACGGAAGGGAAGAGACTACCACTTTGTGCCTGATACCTGCCGTGCGTGCCGCTACTACCTTACCATTGATTGCTGCTGGAGGAATTGCTACGGGTGAGGCTATGCTTGCTGCACGGGTGTTGGGAGCAGAAGGAGTACAAATAGGTACGCGTTTTGCATTGACTCAGGAAAGTTCAGCTCATGAATATTTCAAGGAATATTGTTTGCGTTTGCAGGAGGGGGATACCCGGCTACTGTTGAAGAAGCTTGCTCCGGTACGTTTGGTGCGGAATAATTTCCGTGACGCTGTAGAGGCAGCCGAAGCCGTGGGGGCTACACAAGATGAACTTCGTATTCTTCTGGCTCATGGACGTGCCAAGAAAGGGATTTTCTATGGAGACCTGGAAGAGGGAGAACTGGAGATTGGCCAGGCCTCTGCACTGCTTTACGGTAAACAGATAGAGACGGTTGCTGAGGTGATGCAGGAACTGACGGAAGGATATAGAAGAGCGTGGGATGCGCTAAAGGAATAA
- a CDS encoding DUF4858 domain-containing protein, with protein sequence MRIYCTIIGLLLVVVLPVCAQNWTPQDSLRLRRLLDGEGEIKLNPEVLKEMGVQEPLGKQQMSLERQWLDFNTTLPEIPNTPKKKVILTLRPYTANTKYNWDPVYQKKIKIDKNTWRGDPFYELKMLRIYSDWAKTPLEKGIRKSIDEIEATGLRYRVTERANNMAVGSWQGASGGSGFSGDFMTPFTKEFWNVKGRKRRARTLEVLRAYGDSTTVLIKEPVKAIKN encoded by the coding sequence ATGAGAATATATTGCACTATAATCGGACTGCTTTTAGTAGTAGTCCTTCCCGTTTGCGCCCAGAACTGGACACCTCAGGACTCTCTGCGATTGCGCCGTCTATTGGACGGAGAAGGAGAGATTAAGCTGAATCCGGAAGTACTGAAAGAAATGGGAGTACAGGAGCCTCTGGGCAAACAACAGATGTCGCTGGAAAGACAATGGCTGGATTTCAATACAACACTTCCCGAAATACCAAATACACCGAAGAAGAAAGTTATTCTTACCTTGCGTCCATATACAGCAAATACGAAGTATAACTGGGATCCGGTGTATCAGAAGAAAATTAAAATAGATAAGAACACGTGGAGAGGAGATCCTTTTTACGAACTTAAAATGCTTCGTATTTATTCTGATTGGGCGAAGACTCCTTTAGAAAAGGGTATCCGTAAAAGCATAGATGAGATAGAAGCAACCGGATTGCGTTATCGAGTGACGGAACGTGCAAATAATATGGCCGTGGGTAGCTGGCAGGGTGCCAGTGGCGGTTCGGGATTCTCCGGTGATTTTATGACACCTTTTACAAAAGAATTCTGGAATGTCAAAGGACGTAAGCGCCGTGCCCGTACTCTGGAAGTGCTCCGTGCATACGGGGACTCGACTACAGTGTTGATTAAAGAGCCTGTCAAGGCGATTAAAAATTAG
- a CDS encoding DUF4943 family protein, whose product MKAISNIRAVMAILIFFFSLSFVSCTEETLDYNNPDVDLFVKQLKAGKYSVESPEGLNTIPRFTVDDIGDLLKYAEDLTVIPSFPLAPVSYSAGGKLRLGECILWTVETIRLGQNASMGCKMVHADAENYEGIYFLSDDEVLDASARYRRWWENRKYPRTMWTIDPCYDEPLCGSGYMWW is encoded by the coding sequence ATGAAAGCAATTTCTAATATACGTGCCGTAATGGCCATTTTGATATTCTTCTTTTCTCTTTCTTTTGTGTCATGCACGGAAGAGACGTTGGACTACAATAATCCTGACGTGGATTTATTCGTTAAGCAACTGAAGGCCGGAAAATATTCTGTTGAAAGTCCGGAAGGGCTGAACACTATCCCTCGGTTTACTGTTGATGACATAGGGGACTTGTTGAAGTATGCCGAAGATTTGACGGTAATTCCTTCTTTTCCGCTGGCTCCGGTTTCTTATTCCGCAGGTGGTAAGCTTCGTTTAGGTGAATGTATCTTGTGGACAGTAGAAACAATCCGTCTGGGGCAGAATGCTTCGATGGGATGCAAAATGGTACATGCGGATGCAGAGAATTATGAAGGCATTTACTTCTTGTCGGATGATGAAGTTTTGGATGCTTCTGCCCGTTATCGCCGCTGGTGGGAAAACCGCAAATACCCTCGTACGATGTGGACCATAGATCCTTGTTATGATGAACCGCTTTGTGGAAGCGGATATATGTGGTGGTAA